A region from the Benincasa hispida cultivar B227 chromosome 8, ASM972705v1, whole genome shotgun sequence genome encodes:
- the LOC120084180 gene encoding secreted RxLR effector protein 161-like, producing MGKSNLQGSDDILIAAKSKFDILKLKNLLNAEFDKDLGATQKILAKPIDTPSAINARLSSVLSPQFEAEKEYMSRVPFTNVMESLMYAMVYTRPNHAHVVSVVSKFMGQPGKEHWQAVKRICCYLRGTSDVGLVYGNCTECLVTDYSDSDYAGDVDSSKSMTGYVFTLGGSIVSWKATLQPTVTLSTTEVEYMALIEAAKEGIWNL from the exons atgggTAAAAGCAATCTCCAAGGCAGtg atgatatactcATAGCTGCAAAGTCCAAGTTTGACATTCTGAAATTGAAAAATCTTCTCAATGCTGAGTTTGAtaaggatttaggtgctactcAAAAAATTTTAG ctaagcctatagatactccTAGTGCTATAAATGCTCGTTTGTCATCTGTGCTTTCACCACAGTTTGAAGCTGAGAAGGAGTACATGTCTCGAGTTCCTTTTACTAATGTAATggaaagtttgatgtatgctatggtctATACTAGGCCTAATCATGCCCATGTTGTTAGTGTTGTCAGCAAGTTCATGGGTCaacctgggaaggagcattggcaAGCCGTTAAAAGGATTTGTTGTTACCTTAGAGGCACGTCTGATGTTGGTCTCGTTTATGGGAATTGCACAGAGTGTTTGGTGACCGATTATTCTGATTCTGACTATGCTGGAGATGTTGACAGTAGCAAGTCCATGACTGGCTATGTGTTCACTCTGGGTGGTTCCATTGTTAGTTGGAAGGCAACCTTACAGCctacagttactttgtctactactgaagTTGAGTATATGGCCTTGAtagaagctgctaaagagggaatatg GAATCTTTGA